The window ATCCTCTAACAACCGTTGTATAACTTTAACTTCAAGAATATTTAATGGTTCGGGCGAAGGTACAACTCTCCTATATCCGCGACCTGCATCATAGTTTAAGGGATATTTTTTTTTCAACCTGGACGCTTTCAGTCTTGAATAAAATGAACCAACTGGCTTTGTCGGGATTTTTAAAGCAGGATCATTTTTATCAACTTCAACTTGAGTCAGCACAGTTGCAATTGTTTTTTTAATTTTATTTTTTCGCAATAAATTTTCTAAAGTTTGTTGAATTATATAACCTATTTCACCCTGAGACTGAGCGCCGGCAACATCCATGGGTATATTATAGGTTTTTTTAGTAGTTTCAGAATTTAAAATAATATTTCCAATTTGCGGACCATTGCCATATGTTATTACAATTTTATAGCCTTTCTTGATAATTGGCAAAATAGATTCCAAGGCTTTTTTAACGTGTTTAAACTGATTATAAACTGATGCCTTTTCCCCTTTTTTAATTAACGCATTACCCCCTAAAGCAATAATAGCAATCCTTTTCATATACTAATTAAAGGATAAAATATATATAAAGCTAACCTTTCACAACTTATATGTTATATATTGATGGTTCATATAATGAAGGAGGAGGCCAAATATTAAGAACGGCACTGGCCTTATCAACTTTAACAGGCACACCTTTTGAAATGCAGCATATTAGAAAAGGAAGAAAAGATTCAGGCCTAAAAAACCAACATTTGCATTGTATCAAAGTATTGCAAAAATATTGTAATGCCAAAATAGGCCATGCAATTTTAGGTTCTAATAAAATATTATTCATTCCCGGAAAAATTAAAGGCGGAAAAGTTGAAATTGATATCGGCACAGCCGGTTCAATAACTTTAATGTTGCAATCTTTACTGCTTCCGGCATTGTTTGCAGATAAAAAGACAATATTTAAAATTAAAGGAGGCACTGACGTTTCCTGGTCACCTCAAATAGATTATCTTAATAATGTAATTCTCCCGCATTTAACCAAATATGCCGAAATAGAATTACGTATTATCAAAAGAGGTTATTATCCAAAAGGAGGGGGAGAAATCGAAATAAAAATAAGACCTAAGCATCAATTATCAAATTATTCAAATTTCCTTGAACTAATTGATGATTTCAGGATAAATAAACCTCAATTTGATCTTCTTAATCAAGGCCAGTTATTGCAAATTAAGGGTATTTCGCATGCTTCACAAGATCTAGAAAATGCAAGAGTTGCAGAAAGACAGGCAAACTCAGCAAGACTTGAACTCGCAAAACTTGATGCACCTATAAATATTCATACAGAATATTGTGAAACCCTTTCTCAGGGATCAGGCTTAACGCTCTGGGCGCGTTTCTCGCTAAAGCAAGAAACAGATTTTGACAACCCCATTTTATTAGGAGCAGACATGTTAGGGACAAAAGGTAAATCTTCAGAGAATATAGGTGAAGAATGCGCGCAAAAACTAATCTCTGAAATAAAATCACAGGCGCCCGTTGATGAATACTTGGCAGACAATTTACTTCCATTTTTAGCTATAAATGGCGGTTCTATTAAAACTTCAAAAATCACCCCGCATACTCAGACAAATATGTGGGTAATTGAACAATTTTTAGGTAAAATGTTTAAAGTTGAAGGCAACGTAATCAAGGTCTGAAATAAGATATTATGTCTAACATTGCGACCCTGTTAGTTTCCCCGAGCGAAGCGAGAGTGCAACGTGGTCGAGTGAGCAAAGCGAACTGAGAAGTTACAAACTCCGAAATTTATTTCTTCTTAATTTGTCCTAATCTCATAATAAATCCTACAACAATACCTCCGATTGCAGCTTTATATATGTCAGTTAGATAAACTTTAATTGGATATTTCATAAATCGATGAACTCATACTTATTTTTAAAGTTTATGTCAATCGTACCCACCACACAATTCTTGTTAACCACTTAAAATACCACGAGCATATCTCACTCTGGATTAGACGAATTTAGTGTTGTCCACAAAATAGAAATATTTATATAATATGTGGACAATAAGTATATTATGGTCTACATAGATAAGGTAAAATCAGGGGATAAGATATTCTATTATCTAGGTAAGACTATAAGGATGGGAACTGATAAATGGAAGAAGATCAGAATTAAGCTTGGAACAGGAAGAACTGATAGAT is drawn from Candidatus Woesearchaeota archaeon and contains these coding sequences:
- the arcC gene encoding carbamate kinase, translating into MKRIAIIALGGNALIKKGEKASVYNQFKHVKKALESILPIIKKGYKIVITYGNGPQIGNIILNSETTKKTYNIPMDVAGAQSQGEIGYIIQQTLENLLRKNKIKKTIATVLTQVEVDKNDPALKIPTKPVGSFYSRLKASRLKKKYPLNYDAGRGYRRVVPSPEPLNILEVKVIQRLLEDNIIVIAVGGGGVPVVKTKYGYKGIEAVIDKDLASACLAKALKADELIILTSVDNAYLNFNTRSQYKLQMVSLKEAQVYLKQNQFAEGSMKPKIESAIKFLKFGGNKVVITSPEKFGKNGTLMVK
- a CDS encoding RNA 3'-terminal phosphate cyclase, coding for MLYIDGSYNEGGGQILRTALALSTLTGTPFEMQHIRKGRKDSGLKNQHLHCIKVLQKYCNAKIGHAILGSNKILFIPGKIKGGKVEIDIGTAGSITLMLQSLLLPALFADKKTIFKIKGGTDVSWSPQIDYLNNVILPHLTKYAEIELRIIKRGYYPKGGGEIEIKIRPKHQLSNYSNFLELIDDFRINKPQFDLLNQGQLLQIKGISHASQDLENARVAERQANSARLELAKLDAPINIHTEYCETLSQGSGLTLWARFSLKQETDFDNPILLGADMLGTKGKSSENIGEECAQKLISEIKSQAPVDEYLADNLLPFLAINGGSIKTSKITPHTQTNMWVIEQFLGKMFKVEGNVIKV